The Microcystis panniformis FACHB-1757 region TTCAACAACCGCATAGCCGAGGTAAGGTTATGAAAAGCTCATGTGCTGCAAAGCTTGCTGCAATAGCTCTTGTGGCTTGATCTTCTGAGCGGCACACAGGTAGTCAGGTCAATCCCCCAGGAATACAATCCTCGCCTACTCAAGTAAATCCTCAGCCTCCAAGTGTATCAAATCCATACGACCCTACCAACTCCCAAGGAATACAATCCTCGTCTACGGAAGCCGGAATACCACGTTCTGTACACGAAAATTGCATCAGTCTCATGAATATGAAGGAAATGCACAAATCTCATGTTCAGTTCTGGGAACAACAAATTTCATCACCAAGTCCATACAGCCAACCAACACAAGCGGATAAAATTAACGCAGAATACAATTTAAAGGAATCTCAAAAGCCACTTGATGAGGTCAATGCTCAACTTCAGCAATGTCCACCGAATTATCGATAGAATATTAGCTGAATGCCCTTTTTACACTTTGATAATGAGTTGATGCCAAGAAGATTTGACATCTGCAATGGTGTCATAGTTTCCATCACTTTTTAGAATTGGATAGTGATGGGAGATTTTTGTTGCTAAACTTCTAGAAAACTTTAATAATAAGAGACTATGCACCAAATTGATATAAATCAAGCTCAAACACAACTAGAAAGCTTATTGCAATCTGCACTCAAGGGGGATGAGATTATCATCACCCAGAATGATCAACCGGTTTTAAAATTAGTGCGATTGACTCCACCCCCAAAACGCCGTCAGAGTGGGAGTGCCAAAGGATTAATCTGGATGTCACCTGATTTTGATGAACCTTTGGAAGATTTCAGTGAGTACATGGGATGAAATTATTACTCGATACCCATACATTTCTTTGGTTTATTAATAACAGTCCTCAGTTGAGTATTGATGCTAAAAATTTAATTGAATCAGATGTCGATCTACTGTTGAGTATTGCCAGTTTGTGGGAAATTGCCATCAAAGTTAGTATTGGCAAGCTAACCATACCCAATACATACGATCAATTTATTCCTCAACAAGTGCAACTTAACGACATGGAAATTCTATCAATCAGCATGGCACATCTTACAGTTGTCACACTGACTGACGGACACAAGTGGGTCAAAACCTGACAAGACAAGGGTTGCCAAAAAGAAAAATATCTGGGTAGATAGGGAAAAAGCAAGAATCCCTACAAGATGAAAACCGAGAACAGAATCTTCTCCCAAGTTTATTCCTATCTAGAACAAGGAAGCCGATTTGTGGATAAAAGACATTTAACCGTCCTCAGTTGGATGGTGACAGCCCTACTCAGTAGTCAAAGTCTCAATCAAGCCAGATGGGAACCCTTTGTACAAAGCAGAGCCGAACAAGCCAATAGTTATCAGAGACGGTGGAATCGCTTTTGCCAGAATGGAAGAGTAGCGGTGGAAAAGATATACATCCCCTTAATATTGAAAGCCATCGAGACTTGGAAGGAGAAGGGGGAAAGACTGTATCTAGCAATAGATACCACTCTGTTGTGGAATCAATACTGCTTTGTCTATCTAGCGGTGGTCTGCGGGGGGAGAGCCGTCCCCTTGATGTGGATGGGATTAGAACATGGTAGTGCCAGCCTAGCTTTTGAGAAATACGAACCCTTGTTGGACAGAGCCAAAGGCTATCTTCAGGGCTTTGAGAATGTCATGCTGTTAGCCGACCGAGGCTTTGCCAATCAGCAATTAATTCAATGGCTCAGGAAAAATACTTGGCATTGGTGTCTTCGCTTACCTTGCGATACCCTCATTTACGGTGTTCGCCGTCGGGGTTTTGGCTATGAGGTCAGAGAACTCTATCCTCCCAAACGGCAAGCCTGCTTTGATCGCAACGTTCAAGTCTGGCAGGAGGCTAGAATCACTGCTCATCTTGCTTTAGCCTCTGTTCCAGGGGTTAAGGATAATTGGGCAATTCTGAGCGATGAACCTCCTACCCTTGACACCTTCTGGCAGTATGGTCTTCGTTTTCCCATTGAACATCTCTTTCAAGGGCAGTAAATCGGGCGTTTTTGACTGGGAACATTCTCGTGTTCGCTCTGCTGCTTGTTTAGAACGTCTCTATCTCATTGTTGCCATTTCTATTCTCTTTGCTACTTTAACTGGCATGGCGGTTCAACAATCTGGCTCTCGCCGTCAGGTTGATGCTCATTTTCGGCGTGGTTTGAGTTATTTGAAAATTGGTTGACGTTGGCTGGCGGGAGTTGTTCATAAGGCGCGTCCCTTCTTGCGACTTGACCACTTATTTTCTGTTGACCCTTTTCCCTGTTGGCTCTTCTCGCAAAGCTCGTCAGGATTATTATGGCAAAATTACCTTTTCTTTTATTCAGGAGTTTGAGGCTTTCACATAACAGTACTTGTCTTTGTATTGAAAAATGTGTCCGTCAGTCAGGTTGTCACAACTTTACCATTTCATCATCGTGACCCGTTTGATCGATTATTAATTGCTCAAGCGATGGTAGAAAAAATGTCGATTATTAGCGCAGATGAAATATTCGATAGCTACGGAATAAGTAGAATATGGTAGGGTTTTTGTTGCTGTATTTCAAGATGGTTTCCTCTTCGGAGATGGCGATTATATAGTCATTTCAGATAAGTCTGATACACTCTAGACCGGTGAACCCCTTATGAACTCTGGCATTGATATTCTCAATCTTAATTGAAATGACTATAATTCCCACCAGAATTGCTCAAAGTTCTGCCGTAGTTCTGTCCGGTGGCAATCATTGATTTTAACCCGATAATTTAGTCAACAATTCCAAGAGTTTTTGACTATTAGGAGTCAAGAGAGTTCGACGATAGGCATCGGCGGCCTTTTTAATCGCTTCCGCTTGGGTGGGATAGGGATGAATAACAGTAGAGAGTTTACTCAGTCCGATTTTAGCAACCATAGCGGTGGTAATTTCGGAAATCATCTCACCGGCGTGGGAG contains the following coding sequences:
- a CDS encoding transposase, translating into MKTENRIFSQVYSYLEQGSRFVDKRHLTVLSWMVTALLSSQSLNQARWEPFVQSRAEQANSYQRRWNRFCQNGRVAVEKIYIPLILKAIETWKEKGERLYLAIDTTLLWNQYCFVYLAVVCGGRAVPLMWMGLEHGSASLAFEKYEPLLDRAKGYLQGFENVMLLADRGFANQQLIQWLRKNTWHWCLRLPCDTLIYGVRRRGFGYEVRELYPPKRQACFDRNVQVWQEARITAHLALASVPGVKDNWAILSDEPPTLDTFWQYGLRFPIEHLFQGQ
- a CDS encoding type II toxin-antitoxin system Phd/YefM family antitoxin, which codes for MHQIDINQAQTQLESLLQSALKGDEIIITQNDQPVLKLVRLTPPPKRRQSGSAKGLIWMSPDFDEPLEDFSEYMG
- a CDS encoding type II toxin-antitoxin system VapC family toxin, giving the protein MKLLLDTHTFLWFINNSPQLSIDAKNLIESDVDLLLSIASLWEIAIKVSIGKLTIPNTYDQFIPQQVQLNDMEILSISMAHLTVVTLTDGHKWVKT